A genomic region of Luteibacter aegosomatissinici contains the following coding sequences:
- a CDS encoding SEL1-like repeat protein: MSIRRMAATAALFLLAGTAAAAQAPATASADPTGALKGVATYCPPVVETVLPGEYYFCAGSQAFARGDTQAAMRRMQDAARWASKPAQYVLGLMYLNGDNGVRDPAKGVAWLALSAERHDPVYEKAFLVEFSKLNVEQRKQANAYWRDLKKDYADNVAGRRAERRFNAGMKDMRDADFAGNDVFLDGISPPQGGEAGTYEGGGENHGSRVGGGQRAFAFIRKMDKMRDDYFHGMEGHVTVGEVTYGGTVGELAAAPSH; this comes from the coding sequence ATGTCCATACGTCGTATGGCGGCTACGGCCGCGCTGTTCCTCCTCGCTGGTACCGCGGCCGCCGCGCAGGCGCCCGCCACGGCCTCGGCCGATCCCACCGGCGCCCTGAAAGGTGTTGCCACGTATTGCCCCCCGGTGGTCGAAACCGTCCTCCCCGGTGAGTACTACTTCTGTGCCGGCAGCCAGGCGTTCGCCCGCGGCGATACGCAGGCGGCCATGCGCCGCATGCAGGACGCCGCCCGCTGGGCCAGCAAGCCCGCGCAGTACGTGCTCGGCCTCATGTACCTCAATGGCGACAATGGCGTGCGCGATCCGGCCAAGGGCGTGGCGTGGCTCGCCCTCTCCGCCGAGCGGCACGATCCGGTTTACGAGAAAGCTTTCCTGGTCGAGTTTTCGAAGCTCAACGTCGAGCAGCGCAAGCAGGCCAATGCCTACTGGCGCGACCTGAAGAAGGATTACGCCGATAACGTCGCGGGCCGTCGCGCCGAGCGGCGCTTCAATGCCGGCATGAAAGACATGCGCGATGCCGACTTCGCCGGCAACGATGTGTTCCTCGATGGCATCAGCCCGCCGCAGGGCGGCGAGGCAGGCACCTACGAAGGCGGTGGTGAAAACCACGGCTCACGCGTCGGTGGTGGCCAACGCGCGTTCGCCTTCATCCGGAAGATGGACAAGATGCGCGATGACTATTTCCACGGCATGGAAGGCCATGTGACCGTGGGCGAAGTGACCTATGGCGGCACCGTCGGCGAACTCGCAGCGGCCCCGTCGCACTGA
- the rpe gene encoding ribulose-phosphate 3-epimerase, with protein sequence MAKQSPVIAPSILSADFARLGEDTRKVLDAGAQWVHFDVMDNHYVPNLTIGPMVLKALRDYGITEHIDVHLMVKPVDRIVPDFAKAGARSISFHPEASEHVDRTIQLIQGEGCEAGLVFNPATPLNWLDYVLDKIDMVLIMSVNPGFGGQKFIPSALDKIRHVRERIDASGRKIRLEVDGGVNADNIGQIAAAGADTFVAGSAIFTAPDYADVIRRMHAAIDKG encoded by the coding sequence ATGGCCAAGCAGTCTCCCGTCATCGCCCCGTCCATCCTCTCGGCGGATTTCGCCCGCCTGGGTGAGGACACGCGCAAGGTGCTCGATGCCGGTGCGCAGTGGGTGCACTTCGACGTGATGGATAACCACTACGTGCCCAACCTCACCATCGGCCCGATGGTGCTGAAGGCGCTGCGTGATTACGGCATTACCGAACACATCGACGTGCACCTGATGGTGAAGCCGGTGGACCGCATCGTCCCGGACTTCGCCAAGGCCGGCGCGCGCAGCATCAGCTTCCACCCGGAAGCCTCCGAGCACGTGGACCGCACCATCCAGCTGATCCAGGGCGAAGGCTGCGAAGCCGGCCTGGTGTTCAACCCGGCCACGCCGCTCAACTGGCTCGATTACGTGCTCGACAAGATCGACATGGTGCTGATCATGTCGGTGAACCCGGGCTTTGGCGGGCAGAAGTTCATCCCCTCCGCGCTGGACAAGATCCGCCACGTGCGCGAACGCATCGACGCCAGCGGCCGCAAGATCCGCCTGGAAGTGGATGGCGGCGTCAACGCCGACAACATCGGCCAGATCGCCGCCGCCGGCGCGGATACCTTCGTCGCCGGTTCGGCCATCTTTACGGCCCCGGATTACGCCGACGTCATCCGCCGCATGCACGCGGCCATCGACAAGGGCTGA
- the djlA gene encoding co-chaperone DjlA: MNFTGLLIGAVAGMWLTHNLLGALIGGMIGFMFDASRQQSQRRRAPVQGGYVAPLFALIGAVAKADGRVSEAEIAIAERLMARMNLDQDDRAKAIDAFNEGKQPEFNANEVIDQLRQWVGHRRDHAFPVIDVVIETVLAEGSAPSPEKMAILRQLAFALRVSDMELMALMAMKGYAWNGQAGGNRGYGGPRGNGGYVPPQRNTMGPDPYAVLGIQRDSDERAIKRAYRKLISEHHPDRLGDLPEDMRRRAESRASEINAAYERIKSERGFK; encoded by the coding sequence ATGAATTTCACCGGTCTTCTCATCGGTGCTGTCGCCGGTATGTGGCTCACCCACAACCTGCTCGGCGCCCTCATCGGCGGCATGATCGGCTTCATGTTCGATGCCAGCCGCCAGCAGAGCCAGCGGCGGCGTGCCCCCGTGCAGGGCGGTTATGTGGCGCCGCTGTTCGCGCTGATCGGCGCCGTGGCCAAGGCCGATGGCCGGGTTTCCGAAGCGGAAATCGCCATTGCCGAGCGCCTCATGGCGCGCATGAACCTGGACCAGGATGACCGGGCCAAGGCCATCGATGCGTTCAACGAAGGCAAGCAGCCCGAGTTCAACGCCAACGAAGTGATCGACCAGCTGCGCCAGTGGGTGGGCCACCGCCGCGACCACGCGTTCCCGGTGATCGATGTCGTGATCGAAACCGTCCTGGCCGAGGGCAGCGCGCCCTCGCCGGAGAAGATGGCCATCCTGCGCCAGCTGGCGTTCGCACTGCGCGTGAGCGATATGGAGCTCATGGCGCTCATGGCCATGAAGGGCTACGCCTGGAATGGTCAGGCCGGCGGCAACCGCGGTTACGGCGGCCCGCGTGGCAACGGTGGCTACGTGCCGCCGCAGCGGAACACCATGGGCCCGGATCCGTACGCCGTGCTGGGCATCCAGCGCGATTCGGACGAACGTGCGATCAAGCGCGCCTACCGCAAGCTGATTTCCGAGCACCACCCCGATCGCCTGGGCGACCTGCCCGAAGACATGCGCCGCCGCGCCGAATCGCGCGCAAGCGAGATCAATGCGGCGTATGAGCGGATCAAGTCAGAAAGAGGCTTCAAGTAA
- a CDS encoding c-type cytochrome — protein MRKLTTAALALALITPVLAAPPAKPVRLGMCAACHGENGVAINADAPNLAGQKAIYLKAALHQYRDGHRDNPIMRAMAGPLSDADIDQLSQWYAAQSPSKGAP, from the coding sequence ATGCGCAAACTGACGACCGCGGCACTCGCCCTGGCCCTGATCACCCCTGTCCTCGCTGCCCCGCCCGCGAAACCGGTGCGGTTGGGCATGTGCGCGGCGTGTCATGGGGAAAACGGCGTGGCCATTAACGCCGATGCGCCCAACCTGGCGGGTCAGAAGGCGATTTACCTCAAGGCGGCCCTGCACCAGTACCGCGATGGCCACCGCGATAACCCGATCATGCGCGCCATGGCCGGTCCCCTTTCCGATGCGGATATCGACCAGCTTTCCCAGTGGTATGCCGCCCAGTCCCCCTCCAAGGGCGCTCCATGA
- a CDS encoding phosphoribosylaminoimidazolesuccinocarboxamide synthase, whose translation MPTTLSQSDLPGLDLIHRGKVRDVYALPGNRLLMVATDRLSAFDSVLPNPIPGKGEMLCQISNFWFEKTKHLIPNHLTGEDVASVLPPGVDPALYAKRAVITKRLKPVPVEAIARGYIIGSGWKDYQATGAICGITLPAGLKQAQQLPEPIFTPSTKAAVGDHDENVSFGAVVAAVGADMANAVRDATLKIYKFAAEYAATRGIIIADTKFEFGTDENGTLYIMDEMLTPDSSRFWPAESYEVGISPPSYDKQFVRDYLLDSGWNKEPPAPSVPDAVIERTAAKYAEALERLADIRVS comes from the coding sequence GTGCCCACCACCCTGAGCCAATCCGACCTGCCCGGCCTGGACCTTATCCACCGCGGCAAGGTCCGCGATGTCTACGCCCTGCCCGGCAACCGCCTGCTCATGGTGGCCACCGATCGCCTCTCGGCGTTCGATTCGGTGCTGCCCAACCCGATCCCCGGCAAGGGCGAGATGCTCTGCCAGATCTCGAACTTCTGGTTCGAGAAGACCAAACACCTCATTCCCAACCACCTGACCGGCGAAGACGTGGCCTCCGTGCTGCCGCCTGGGGTGGACCCGGCCCTGTACGCGAAGCGCGCGGTCATCACCAAGCGCCTGAAGCCGGTGCCGGTCGAAGCGATCGCCCGCGGCTACATCATCGGTTCGGGCTGGAAGGACTACCAGGCCACCGGCGCCATCTGCGGCATCACCCTGCCCGCGGGGCTGAAGCAGGCCCAGCAGTTGCCGGAGCCGATCTTCACGCCCTCGACCAAGGCCGCCGTGGGCGACCACGACGAGAACGTGAGCTTTGGGGCGGTCGTAGCCGCCGTGGGCGCAGACATGGCCAACGCCGTGCGCGATGCCACGCTGAAGATCTACAAGTTCGCCGCTGAATACGCCGCCACCCGCGGGATCATCATTGCCGATACCAAGTTCGAGTTCGGCACCGATGAAAACGGCACGCTCTACATCATGGATGAAATGCTGACCCCGGATTCCTCGCGCTTCTGGCCGGCCGAATCGTACGAGGTGGGGATCAGCCCGCCCAGCTACGACAAGCAGTTCGTGCGTGATTACCTACTGGACAGCGGCTGGAACAAGGAGCCGCCGGCGCCGTCCGTGCCCGACGCCGTGATCGAACGCACGGCCGCCAAGTACGCCGAAGCGCTGGAACGCCTGGCCGATATCCGCGTCAGCTAA
- a CDS encoding DUF962 domain-containing protein, translating into MRDAATWFGNYSRDHQNPTNRLIHWICVPAITWTVIAFIWLIPVPSAFGKPGLWAVVGMFLAFCFYYYRLSRVIGLAMAGAFISLAFLTDFLYYALGPSGLAWLAAIVFVAAWIGQFIGHKIEGRRPSFFTDLQYLLIGPAWLMSKALRRAGKDY; encoded by the coding sequence ATGCGCGACGCGGCCACCTGGTTCGGCAACTACAGCCGGGATCACCAGAACCCCACCAACCGGCTGATCCACTGGATCTGCGTACCGGCGATCACCTGGACGGTCATCGCCTTCATCTGGCTGATCCCGGTGCCCTCGGCGTTCGGTAAGCCGGGGCTGTGGGCCGTGGTCGGCATGTTCCTGGCGTTCTGCTTCTACTACTACCGCCTGTCGCGGGTGATCGGCCTGGCCATGGCCGGCGCCTTCATCTCGCTCGCCTTCCTCACCGATTTTCTCTACTACGCGCTTGGGCCCTCTGGCCTCGCGTGGCTGGCGGCAATCGTGTTCGTGGCCGCCTGGATCGGCCAGTTCATCGGCCACAAGATCGAGGGCCGCCGGCCGTCGTTCTTCACCGACCTGCAGTACCTGCTGATCGGCCCGGCATGGCTCATGAGCAAGGCCCTGCGCCGCGCGGGCAAGGATTACTGA
- a CDS encoding DUF2061 domain-containing protein, with product MARKIKFAATHFSIAFSMSYAANQNVAISALIGVAEPLAFVFGRSVLGETRTGMMVAPAA from the coding sequence ATGGCCCGGAAGATCAAGTTCGCGGCGACGCATTTCAGCATCGCCTTTTCCATGAGTTATGCGGCAAACCAGAACGTGGCGATCAGCGCGCTGATTGGCGTGGCTGAGCCGCTGGCCTTTGTGTTCGGCCGTTCCGTGCTCGGAGAGACCCGCACGGGAATGATGGTGGCGCCCGCCGCCTGA
- a CDS encoding beta-agarase, with protein MMLTLALWLAGLDMDFRPPMADVAHPTDRITTRDATLDPTPRSVAGGPTYAAVTFHPAPAPALIVQPPASWLGHFPGRKNGGLWVVMQNGMPWPVTLIVDVAAGEQHLKTTVGLPPGPPQAFTMPLTATSPRAYGMQVGPPMPYMDGDQSRLVALTTEGAIDTQKITSITFSIPQPGAAQTVLFGKMFLIGDDGGLGGAYKGIVDRFGQFTRATWPEKIDTDAALKKRANAVPKADNATGLDPFGGRTDMPASQASGFFRVQKQGARWWLVTPEGHAFFSLGVNAVNHIDGRTYVEGREFMFTAPPAAGAPFTGTGDSRSDNGSQRDNGMNHGLWWDVYANNIARTLGNDFEAGWRKRTLDRLKAWRFNTLGNWSDPAFAGDKRMAYTVPILIKGDFNTVSTGYDYWGRMPDPFDPRFEKAAQQAVANATKGKADDPWLLGYFADNELAWAGQGPQGRWALAVGSLAQGPQSPAKQAFLAYLKKTHGDAAAFAKAWGVNVTTWDQVAEQNFKAPDPNEPHPAIAADYIAFLKLYAGQYFKTVAQTLKKADPHHLFLGGRLAVRTPEVEEMSAQYTDVTSINTYTDLPEHGFDVAEFKRWDKPVLLTEFHFGSSDRGPFGNGVAAVANEEERGKAYAKFVEAAAASGIVVGTHWFQYVDQPVTGRILDGENAHIGLVGITDIPFEGFTRAVSETNVRVGGGGAGNGGARR; from the coding sequence ATGATGCTGACACTTGCCCTGTGGCTTGCTGGCCTGGATATGGATTTCCGCCCACCCATGGCGGATGTCGCCCACCCGACGGACCGGATTACCACCCGGGATGCCACGCTGGACCCCACGCCGCGTAGCGTGGCCGGCGGCCCCACTTACGCGGCCGTGACCTTTCATCCGGCGCCTGCCCCCGCGCTTATCGTCCAGCCGCCAGCGAGCTGGCTGGGCCATTTCCCCGGGCGCAAGAACGGCGGGCTCTGGGTGGTCATGCAAAATGGCATGCCCTGGCCGGTGACCCTTATCGTGGATGTCGCCGCGGGCGAGCAGCATCTGAAGACGACGGTGGGCTTACCGCCTGGCCCGCCGCAGGCCTTCACCATGCCGCTTACCGCGACCTCGCCGCGCGCCTATGGCATGCAGGTAGGGCCACCCATGCCCTACATGGATGGCGACCAGAGCCGGCTCGTCGCGCTGACCACCGAAGGCGCGATCGACACACAGAAAATCACCTCGATCACGTTTTCCATTCCGCAGCCCGGTGCGGCGCAGACCGTGCTGTTCGGCAAGATGTTCCTTATCGGGGATGACGGTGGCCTGGGTGGTGCCTACAAGGGCATCGTCGATCGCTTCGGCCAGTTCACCCGAGCCACGTGGCCGGAGAAGATCGATACCGATGCGGCATTGAAGAAGCGGGCGAACGCCGTGCCGAAGGCCGACAACGCCACGGGCCTCGACCCGTTCGGCGGGCGTACCGACATGCCTGCATCGCAGGCCTCGGGCTTTTTCCGTGTGCAGAAGCAGGGCGCGCGCTGGTGGCTGGTCACGCCCGAAGGCCATGCGTTTTTCTCGCTCGGCGTGAACGCCGTGAACCACATCGATGGCCGCACCTACGTGGAGGGCCGCGAGTTCATGTTCACCGCGCCGCCCGCAGCGGGCGCGCCATTCACGGGCACCGGCGATAGCCGCAGCGACAACGGCTCGCAGCGCGATAACGGTATGAACCACGGCCTGTGGTGGGATGTGTATGCGAACAACATCGCACGCACCCTGGGCAATGATTTTGAAGCGGGCTGGCGCAAGCGCACGCTCGATCGCCTGAAGGCCTGGCGCTTCAACACGCTCGGTAACTGGAGCGATCCCGCGTTCGCCGGTGACAAACGCATGGCGTACACCGTGCCCATCTTGATCAAGGGCGACTTCAACACGGTAAGCACCGGGTACGACTACTGGGGCCGCATGCCCGATCCCTTCGATCCGCGTTTCGAGAAGGCCGCGCAACAGGCTGTGGCAAACGCGACGAAGGGCAAGGCGGATGATCCCTGGCTGCTCGGCTATTTCGCCGATAACGAGCTCGCCTGGGCAGGGCAGGGCCCGCAAGGCCGCTGGGCGCTGGCGGTCGGCTCGCTGGCGCAGGGCCCACAAAGCCCCGCGAAACAGGCGTTCCTCGCATATCTGAAAAAGACCCACGGTGATGCCGCGGCGTTTGCGAAAGCGTGGGGCGTCAACGTCACCACCTGGGACCAGGTAGCAGAGCAGAACTTCAAAGCGCCTGATCCGAACGAACCGCATCCGGCCATCGCCGCCGACTACATCGCCTTCCTCAAACTCTATGCCGGGCAGTACTTCAAGACCGTCGCGCAAACGCTGAAGAAGGCCGATCCACACCACCTGTTCCTCGGCGGCCGCCTCGCAGTGCGTACGCCGGAAGTGGAGGAAATGAGCGCGCAGTACACCGATGTCACCAGCATCAACACGTACACGGATCTGCCGGAGCACGGCTTCGATGTGGCGGAGTTCAAGCGATGGGATAAGCCCGTGCTTCTGACGGAGTTCCACTTCGGCTCGAGCGACCGTGGCCCGTTTGGCAACGGCGTGGCGGCGGTGGCGAACGAGGAAGAGCGCGGCAAAGCCTACGCAAAGTTCGTGGAGGCGGCGGCCGCGTCGGGCATCGTCGTCGGCACGCACTGGTTCCAGTACGTCGATCAGCCGGTCACCGGCCGGATCCTGGATGGCGAGAACGCGCACATCGGGCTGGTCGGCATCACCGATATCCCGTTCGAAGGGTTTACGCGTGCGGTGAGCGAAACGAACGTGCGGGTCGGCGGCGGTGGGGCGGGAAACGGAGGGGCGCGCCGCTAA